The nucleotide sequence gattattttttttatcattgggCACAATGGTTGACAGGTTGAAAAAGACGCCCAGTTTTATGATTTTGTGAATAGTCATTGTCACTCGTGCTTTAGTGGTGACTGTGCACATAGGTGCTGCTCTATTCTTTCTACAGGTAATAATAGTGACTAGTCACAGTAGTCATACGCTATCTATGTGTCTTGTCAGTCATACACAcgtctattacacggggtgatctccaggagcaagcgtgtgccgacctgtcaggtcagcgctcgcctgctcctcattccctgctcactgccggcactattacatgggTCACAGTGAGAGGGTGCTGCGggaggagcccataggagatagtggcagtctgctgcagccgcttCTATTGCACGGGGcgacgacggcagcagattgttgctccccgtgtcgtttgtctttcaacatgttgaaagacaatgatcagacgACATCACTCATGTTGGCTGATGGTTGCCTTTTActtcacaaaacgattatcggccacaaTGGCCGCCGATCGGCAAAATgtggctgataatcactttgtaGTAGGGCttttagggtcttattacacagcCGGATCAAAAATGTAAACAAACGCAAATCTGCTATATCGGcattcatttactgggcctattacatggctcgattgtcgtttagcaagggctgcatggacattgttagtgatgtccgagcatcccttgccctaaactgttcatacattacctgtccacactccaggTCTTCTCCTACCCCATGCTTTTCTCTTCTCTGCAGCTTTTCtgggctgacaggccgctcagccaatcactggccacagcggtcccggctgagcggcctgtcagctcagagaagctgcagcatgcGGTGATGGGAgagaaagcagagggcaggaggagacacggagcatggagaggtgatgtatgaacagtttattcaatcatgCGATATCGGCCACGCATTGCAATTATATGTAGcgacgcccaatgattttaggtccggacctaaagaaacaatcagcggattatcatttcattggctgatcattgtctctattacatggagcgataattggccaaataggtctgatttggctgattatcgttctatgtaatagggcccttacacagggtcggactggcccaccagaagactggagaatcctccggtgggcccccagctttagaacctgcataaacactgactgacatatcgtttctcactggttcttcattggtgggccctcaggatcatttcttctggtacgccccagataccccagtccgacactgcccttACAGAGCCGCTCCTgtgtgtttcgggtcattgtTATGCTGGAAGGCCCAGACAAGACCCATTCTCAATTCTCCTTTCAATATGGTCCAGTCACTCAACATATGAtgtttccacctccatgcttcacggttgggactgtgttcttgggttGGTACTCATGgaggttgggactgtgttcttggggtgatACTCATGgaggttgggactgtgttcttggggtgatACTCATGGAGGTTGGGACTGTGGTCTTGGGGTGATACTCATGGAGGTTGGGACTGTGGTCTTGGGGTGATACTCATGGAAGTTGGAGTGGCTAAACAACACGGACATACTGATCAGCACCCTAATTGGATACACCTACCTCTGGCACGTACGCTGCCAACTCTGTGGTTGTTAACTCTTTGGATCCCTGCACAATAAAATATTGCATCAGTAACCAGTAGGAGGAGTGTACGGTGGGTGCACTACTATCCTGTGCACTACTGTTCACACTTACCGCCATATGGGACACCAGAAAAGTCATAAACCCAGCAGAGTAGTAAGAAGAAGCGAGGGAATCAAATGTAGCCTGGGAGACTCCCACATAAATCATGGCGCCATCCTGGACTGGGATAGTCATGGGTGCTGGAGAGAAGGAAGCCTCGCTGTGTGATTCATTATGTGAATGGAAAAAGCCCTGCATGGAGGAGATGGACTAATATTAGGGAAACGCATTGTATGTTGTTGTATTagagaaaacatggccgctttcttcaccAAACAGCGCCTCTCTTTtcctcaggttgcgtgtggtattacagctcagttccattgaagttaatggagccgaGTTATAATACCACAGTTAATAGCTATGGCTGTTATTGTATACTGCACATTTGTACCTTTAATCCTAAGTTCGCGTAGTGATCTGATATCTCTGGAGAACCCACAAGAGATAGGTCGACGCCCACATGTCGATTTAATGACATATTCACTgggaaaaaagaagaagaagaagaatataacTAAATATAATAAAACAAATGTCACCACATTGCTGATAGAGAAAGCCCATGCTGTGACAGCCGCCATATTGTACCCATTATAGAGAACATTTCTTATACTCACAGTTGAGGTGACTAAAGGACTGATCTTGTTTCTTAACTTGCTCTCTTAGGGCCGTGCACAGCTAAAATAGAGGTAATAGtgagtattattattagtatattatattattgcaGCACACATAGTAATACAtatctaggccatgttcacacaacgtaaattgtgtattaatacacaacttacgtgcactgcggttagagggaatcccagccagagtgtatacacatgggggagatttagcaaacatggtgtaaagtgaaactggctcagttgcccctagcaaccaatcagattccacctttcattttccaaagagtctgtgcggaataaaaagtggaatctgattggttgctagaggcaactgagccagtttcactttacaccatgtttgataaatcttccccatggtaTACCCTCTGGCCACACCATGTCAGTTTTgttcagccgctattcattgaatagtggccgcacaagcctgtcagatcacacaatggagagtgcggctccggccacactctccattgtatgcaatgatgaattgggatgtgggcacacacgggtgcacccgcatcccaattaagcacaaatgaagatcatctggccagtactacagaccagccaggatgatcttcactaacaccggctgttctgcgacccagccgggtcacagaatggctggtgtttcacgttgtgtgaacatggccctacacTGTATAAATTATCTAATTCTTCCATCACAGATGGGAGTAGTCCCCTATGTATGCCATTGTACAACCATCGTAGAAAGTAGGCACAAGATGGAGTAGTCCAGCAGTGTATGTAGAAGGAAGCCTGGTGAGTGTCGACCCTCTTATACATACATGATTGTATAAGCATCGGCCAGTAAGTTGGGTCCATGTGCCATCAACTTCCATTGATCTTACCGTATACACTTTATAATACATTCCTCCATATAGGACAGTGCAGTATACTACATAATACATcagtatactacatatactatatcCCCAAATGaaagaaatacagtggtgccttggattaggagcataattcgttccgggatggcacttgtaatccaaatccactcttaaaccaaagcaaattttcccataagaaatcactggtatgcagacaattggttccacaccccaaaaataatgatttattattctgaataacatgtaaaacaaatgaaaccaacattcagaaacagcagaatctgtgatattataagttactgtacagtaatggagaggatgggaaacacaagggcggacagagactgcagggggcatgaaggaatgagcaggacaggtacatacatgcagtgctctctgtccggggagagaggggttacagctatggagtgattaccccccacagtcctgtcccctgatgtaagccccagcctgaagtgaatctgctatgatttggaaggtgagggagacttcctgggtcagagtacaggctgtagaccacactatgcaggccatgcccctcttccactcctgctcccacccagtaccgggagctcttaaaccaaagcaatgctcttaaaccaagtcacaattttgaaaaactgtgagctcttaaaccaaaacgctcttaaaccaagttgctcttaaaccaaggtaccactgtaatatcaattctcttaaagggaacctgtcaccacccctgacctgtctgttttagaaAATACATGCAATGCCCATGGAATCTCAATTCTGGAAAGTCTTTTCTTACAGCTCTAGAAATGTAAGActtaataaccaactgggtgttaccaattggggggACGTGTCCCTACACActctgacactatccaatcagagctgacagcacCAGACTGTGTTGGGACACGCCCCCCAGTTGGGAACACccatttgtttttttaggaaCGGCACATCACACAGGGGGTTCATGGATAGATTCCACATAGCTTTAGATTATACTTCAAGTTATGTCGCATTACCTATTGGCCATTCAACCAAATAGCTTTCCTTGTAATGCATGGCTACGCTGGGTCCTCCAGGACTGTAGCTGCTCTCCTAATAGAGTATATGACCAGgggttttcctttaaaggggaagttcaccaaaaattgttttcttttaaatcaattggtgccagaaagtgtcagagatttgtaatttacttctagttaaaaaaaaaattccagtctttcagcacttatcagctgctgtatgttctgcaggaagtggtgtattctttccagtccgacacagtgctctctgctgccatctcaggaactgttcagagcagtaggaaattcccaaataaaacttttctttctctccagactggaaagaatacaactttctgcaggacatacagcagctgataagtactggaaggcttgaggtttttttttaatagaagtaaattacaaatctctggcactttctggcaccagttgatttgaatttattTCAACTACTCCTTTAATAATGGGATGATAATGATCCATCTAGTCGTATACTGTACTCACACCTAAACCTTTACCAGTGTTCATACacaatttttaacatttttatagtTTGTGAACTATAGAGCCCCTTAATCCTCACCTGCTGCTGTACAGTTTTTCGTACCACATCTTGAATGGGTTGTTTTATGTTATCAATGATGTAGCTGAAAAtgatgaaaaaatattttttagaatTTTACAGTGGAATAATATGGAATGCTATAGGCATGTAAAAGCAGCCATAGATTGAGCCTGTATTTATGCAATTCTAGTGAGATTTGTATTTCTTTAGGGGTTCTGGTCTGGAGCCTGTATTTATGCAGATAGTGTGAGATCTGTATTTCTTTAGGGGTTccggtctggagtctgtatttttCATGTTCTAGAGAGATTTGTATTTGTTTAGGGCTTCTGGTCTGTAGCCTGTATTTATACAGGGAGTGTAAGATTTGTATTTCTTTAGGGCTTCTGGTCTGGAGCCTATATTTTTCATGTTCTAGTGAGATCTGTATTTGTTGAGGGCATCTGGTCTGGAGCCTGTATTTATACAGGGAGTGTAAGATTTGTATTTCTTTAGGGGTTccggtctggagtctgtatttttCATGTTCTAGTGAGATTTGTATTTCTTTAGGGCTTCTGGTCTGGAGCCTGTATTTATACAGGGAGTGTAAGATTTGTATTTCTTTAGGGCTTCTGGTCTGGAGCCTGTATTTATACAGGGAGTGTAAGATTTGTATTTCTTTAGGGCTTCTGGTCTGGAGCCTATATTTTTCATGTTCTAGTGAGATCTGTATTTGTTGAGGGCATCTGGTCTGGAGCCTGTATTTATACAGGGAGTGTAAGATTTGTATTTCTTTAGGGGTTccggtctggagtctgtatttttCATGTTCTAGTGAGATTTGTATTTCTTTAGGGCTTCTGGTCTGGAGCCTGTATTTATACAGGGAGTGTAAGATTTGTATTTCTTTAGGGCTTCTGGTCTGGAGCCTGTATTTATACAGGGAGTGTAAGATTTGTATTTCTTTAGGGCTTCTGGTCTGGAGCCTGTATTTATACAGGGAGTGTAAGATTTGTATTTCTTTAGGGCTTCTGGTCTGGAGCCTGTATTTATACAGGGAGTGTAAGATTTGTATTTCTTTAGGGGTTCTGGTCTGGAGCCTGTATTTATGCAGAAGGTGTAAGATCTGTATGTGTTTAGGGCTTCTGGTCTGGAGCCTGTATTTATGCAGAAGGTGTAAGATCTGTATGTGTTTAGGGCTCCTGGTCTGAAGCCTGTATTTATGCAGAAGGTGTAAGATCTGTATGTGTTTAGGGCTCCTGGTCTGGAGCCTGTATTTATGCAGAAGGTGTAAGATCTGTATGTGTTTAGGGCTCCTGGTCTGAAGCCTGTATTTATGCAGAAGGTGTAAGATCTGTATGTGTTTAGGGCTCCTGGTCTGGAGCCTGTATTTATGCAGAAGGTGTAAGATCTGTATGTGTTTAGGGCTCCTGGTCTGGAGCCTGTATTTATGCAGAAGGTGTAAGATCTGTATGTGTTTAGGGCTCCTGGTCTGGAGCCTGTATTTATGCAGAAGGTGTAAGATCTGTATGTGTTTAGGGCTCCTGGTCTGGAACCTGTATTTGAGCAGTTCTAGTGAGATCTGTATTTCTTTTGGGGTTCTGGTCTGGGGGCTTCATTTATACAGGGAGTATAAGATTTGTATTTCTTTTGGGGTTCTGGTCTGAAAGCTGTAGTTATGTACTATGTGGGATTTAAATGATGTAGGTTGATGGCTTATCAAAATTAATTTATTCATCCCCTTTTGGAATATTCCCCATGTCCTCTCTAAATAGTTAGCaaccatgcttaaaggggtaatttacaaaaaaaaagttatttcaaatcaactggtgcaataaagtgcaagagatttgtaatttacttctattaaaaaaatcaagtcttctagtatttatcagctgctgtatgtcctgcaggcagtgattttctttcctttctttagggcaggagaggttttctatggggatttgcttcttctctgggcagttcctgacatagacagaggtggcagcagagagtactgtgtcagactgaaaagaatacaccacttcctgcaggacatacagcagctgataagtactggaagacttaagatttatcTAAAAGAAATAAATTACGAATCTCTTTATGGCACCTGTTGAtgtgaaagaatatttttttgtaaactacccctttaagcaacatgAAATTTTACAATGAGTATTATGTAGCACTGTAGCCATGTTCCCAGTAGGTCAAAATAACTTGTAGATAAAGTGAATAGAAATGTCCATACTAGTTATTTACCTTACTCCACCCATCATTTGGACGTCCACATTTAGAACGCTGGCTTGGCATTCGACCAGGGAAATAGATGGTACACCTGGATCACTTCGATAGATCCCCAGGACCATGGAGATAGATAGACCGGTTAAGGTCAGCACGCTTGATCCACCGTCTttactgaaataaaaaataaaaaaatgtgttagCTTCCACTGTATTTTAAGGTCATTTTCCAGCCGTCAGTATACTCACATTAGCCAGCTGTCCAGTTTCCAGTTGCAGGTGATGGTAGCATTGCCATTTTCCATTGATACATGCATTCCCGTCTTGGGCGCCCATTGCGAAGACGCAGACCCCAGATGAAAATCTTCAATGCGAATCCTAAACACAAAGAAGCAAGAAGGACAACTGTCAGGGGAGCCATAAGTcattttgtgaatttttttttaatcctagataTTGCATGATCTACTGTGAGCAGTAATATTGGGAAGTGGGGGTATGAACCAAAGCAAATCAGAGACCGCTTACAGTTACAGAACAGGGTCATCGAGTACTGAGGATCATAGGGCATAAAGTTCATTAACGCTCTGCTGGCTCCATAACTGCAGAGACCAAACCTCTTTTGGCATTAGGATCAATCAGCACAACCACTAAGCCCACTGGGAGCTTCATGGTGTGGGTTtctatggctgagcagctgcatgcatgcCTTGTTTCACTAAGCACAATGCCAGGTGTCAGATGGAGAGGTGTAAAGCCGCTGTCGCTGGACTCTGGAGCAGAGGAAACATGTTCTGTGGAATGACTTACGCTTCTCTATCTCGGGTTTGGTGAATTCCAGGAGAACGTTACTtgcctgactgcattgtgccaGCTGTAAAGTTTGGTGGATGGGGGTAATGCTTTAGGGGTGTTTTCAGGGTTAAGCCTAAAAGGAAATCTTAATACTTCATTGTACCAACATATTTTGGACAATTATATTCTTTTAACTCTATGAAGAAGTTTGAAGAAGGTCTTATCTGTATTTGCCCCAGTGCACAAAGCAAGGCCCATGAAGGCATGGAGGGGAGTTTGGTTTGGAAGAACTTGACCGGTCTCAGAGAGCCTGGACCTCAACCCCATCCAGCACCTTAGGAACAAGCTAGAAGTAAGATGGTCAGCCAAACCATCTAACCTCCAAAATCTTGTAGAAAGTCTTTCcgaaagggtgggttcacattgaggaattctcgcggataaccaacgcggaattccgccagctgtacgcgcgcctttccgccggctccatagacaccattctatgggtcggctgattccgcattccgccgaaagaattgacatgtcagttcttttggcggaatgcggaatcagccgtcccatagaatggtgtctatggagccggtggaaaggcgcaaGTCCATGAGCGCGCTACAGCCGGCGGAACTCCGTGGAGTTTATCcccaagaattccgtagtgtgaacccacccaaagagtAGAACCTCCTATAACTGCAACAGCCCCATATCAATGCCTATAGATTTAGGATGGGGTGTCCTAACAGCTCTTGTAGATGTAATGTGGTGGTGTCCTAATACATTGTCAATATACTGGCTATAACTACTCACTGGGTGAACTCGTATCCAATTTCTTCAGATGCTATATTTTCACTTCCAGCCACATCTGGCAGCAGGTACTCAGTGTTATTTCCCTTAATTTTACTCAGTAGATAGCCCACCCCTGCGGAATAAAATCAGAGAAATGGTCATTTAAGtattatttgtatgtaatatgggTGGCATGGTGGCTCAGAGGATGACACTGTTGCCTTGTAACACCGGTGTCCTGGCCAAATCTGGCCGAAAACAACATCTACATGTTGTACGTCTGGATGTATGTTGCTGAGAATGGGAAGACAATCAGTTCGGGGCCACAGAACATCTCCAGGTTCTGAATTCAGAAACCTTCCACTGCTCCACAGAGAAGGAATAGAGCACAGGCTGCAGTGATTGTCTCCATGttcctgacccccccaaaaccacttgtaccttcagatagctgcttttagggtataaacccacacaccgtatatgcagcagatatgcaacaaatacgcagcagatttgttggtacagatttgatgctgtgttcagttatttagatctaatctgctgcgagtttgctgcgagtttgctgcgtatcgcagcagtaaatacgctgcatatacggtgtgtgggtttataccctaaatccaagatctgtcctgcggtccatttggcaggtgatgcagttattgtcataaaaaattaattttaaaattgcagccctgtgccctatgggcgtatctgtgccctaactttgcacttttaaaattagatttttatgacaataactgcatcccctgccaaaaggaccccaggacagatcttggattaaaagcagctatccgaaggtacaagtggtttgggggatcagattgtgggtacagtgtcactttaaatattacTTATAAACTGAACACTTACATAAATTGTCCTGCTATTTTGAAAACAGCAACTAAAACTTTATCATTGATAAGAATAACTTTTTTGGCTTTAAATATTCATTGGTTAGAAGGTAAATGGGTTTTTCGGGCAAAAATTATTTATAGTTTATCCACACAATAGGCCATCATAGGCTAGTCAGCTGATCGGATCCAATGATTGATATAGCAGTGGTACCAGAAATAAACAATAAAGATCCAATAAAGAGCCTTAGCTCCATGTATTAGGTGATATATGTTATAGTTGCTGCACCGCAGTTCCCATAAAACACATAGTTTTATTCTTGATTTTATACTTATTATGGTGCAACAACATTTTCTCAAtagaactttattaaaaaatGCTGCTTAGTTTCTTGTCTACAGCCTCTGCAGTTTCTTGTATGAACTCCTTGTAGCTGCTCTCTTCTCTATCTACAGCTTGTGGAAGATGTCCCCCAGTGTTTGTTTCCTTCCAGTCCTCAATCTGAGCTGGTGTGTAGCCAACCCCCTCTTCTTGTTTTCTCTAACAATGATCAATTCAACAATAATAAAATCAATGCAAGGatgttaaagtatcactgtcgtttgtaaaaaaaaaaaaaaagtcaaaagtttttgtcGGTTCCTGGtctgactgatcaggagaatgagcgggAAGAGcactgtgctgcagcatgtccgctctctgctctgtgtgagaaaaagagtcgggctccataaaCTTACACTATGAGCCCAACTCATGACATGACAGGAAGCCGGGAGACAATCGTGCTTAGcgtggtcttctcccggctcgttctccctATTGGTACAAGTGTGAACACTGAGACCCGGACTAGTCAAGtattttgacatgtttctatgatgTCTCTACGATACGTAAACTGTTCTTACAAACAGcattgacactttaagtattCAATAGCATAATACACAAAGCTTACGACTTACcttttttaaggccatgttctgtGACCTGAATCTTGGCCCCAGGATTGTCTCCATAACAAATGGCCGACAGGGTGAATAGAAGGAAAGTGAGAGTGGGAACCCACATGATTGTTCCTCAATATCTGATAACTGAAATGCAAGACGGATCGAGATCACTTTCCACTGAGTTTAATTTGTTTAAAGCAAGTGGACCATCAGTTACATCACTTTAaactttttacatcaatagactggtgccaGCATAGGGATGGTGGTGCTGTAGTCCCACGcatggcactggtctattcccggcctgtagcactggaggcgggcccagttgCCCCTGGTGTGACACTctgcccttccctctgtgatgcgtctccattagagtcaatggagccacgtcacagaggggaggggtttcgtcacacttagagaggacctccagtgcttcagaccagggtggtgctcaggaatagaccagcgatgtgcgcgggaaccaggccgcggttcaaagaaAAGGATGCGGCGCCAACAACCCCGCACCGGTGCCAGtctacctgctggtacatttggtTTAAAATATCCAACATGTATTGACGTCACAAAGCATTGTattgaattgtaaagtgctgtggaatatgttggcgccaTATAAATATAAGAAGGACCCATGAGAAGATCTAATGTAAAACATATATGACACTATATGCTACAATAGTACTATTGACTTTTCTCTTGCATATGGCGACCACATGTAGGACAATGCAAACCTATAATCCCATCATACAACTTTATATGGGAAAATTCTATATAGTATACAACATATCTTCTGTATGTCCAAGATTTCCCCATCGGATCTAATCTAATACATCTAGCGGACTTTTTTACTCTAAGAGGATGGTAAAAGGTTCTCATAAATGTAGCCGGTGCCTCCTAGCTCTATGTACAAGTCAGGGCACAGAAATAAAAGATTATGAGTCATATAACTGTATAACCTTTACAAACATAGTCTGGGAGTATTTAGATCTCTCTCTTCTTAGTAATGTATCTCACCTATTCTGTAGCTTTATGGTTCCTCTATGGAGTTCAACATTTCATacggcagtcatgtcaaactctggcccgcgggccaaatcttgaattacatctggcccaccatggctactatataagagactatgggggagggctggctactatatgagactatggggagggctggctactacataagagactattggggagggctggctactatataatagactatggggagggctggctattatatgagactattggggaggactgcctactatatgagagactatggggggagggctggctactatatgagactacaggggagggcttgctactataaaagagtctacagggaagggctggctactatatgggacacttgggggatggctactatttgggcactattgggaaggctggctaatatatgagactacagggtgggctggctactataaaagagactattggggaggactggctactatataagagactatgggggagggctggctactatatgagactacagggtagactggctactttataagagaatatggggaggactggctactctatgagactatagggagggctggctactatatgagactactggggagggctggttactatgagactacaggggagggctggctactatatgatactattggggatggctggctactatatgggacacttggggggctggctactatttgggcactattggcaGGGCTGGcttatatgtggggcaattttggttaggttggctacaacatggggcaatattggggggttgACTATTACATGGGTTTGATCATATCATGGAAATTTATCatgtaattta is from Dendropsophus ebraccatus isolate aDenEbr1 chromosome 14, aDenEbr1.pat, whole genome shotgun sequence and encodes:
- the LOC138771983 gene encoding BPI fold-containing family C protein-like; amino-acid sequence: MWVPTLTFLLFTLSAICYGDNPGAKIQVTEHGLKKGVGYLLSKIKGNNTEYLLPDVAGSENIASEEIGYEFTQIRIEDFHLGSASSQWAPKTGMHVSMENGNATITCNWKLDSWLIKDGGSSVLTLTGLSISMVLGIYRSDPGVPSISLVECQASVLNVDVQMMGGVSYIIDNIKQPIQDVVRKTVQQQLCTALREQVKKQDQSFSHLNLNMSLNRHVGVDLSLVGSPEISDHYANLGLKGFFHSHNESHSEASFSPAPMTIPVQDGAMIYVGVSQATFDSLASSYYSAGFMTFLVSHMAGSKELTTTELAAYVPEISQHYPNPAPVEIQMEATRAPLVSLLANNMTVQFGGLLQTYANASQTKVENIFSVDVVVSLQVTFKLSEAKGAHGLNLTGSVEFVRLQIEGSQQAITAQKVVVAESGVQQLFHKVIIPVINENLASGVFIPTTFLKNGSVSIEKGFAVLAADLQ